The DNA region ACGTTTAAGTATAGAACGGATTACGCAGGGTGCCTCTTAAATCCGGACTTATAGGAAAACTGAGAGACACGAATCTCTGTTCATAAACGTATAAATTACAATTCTCTGTTTGCTTTAATGTCCCAACCAGACTGTGTCTCTGCGCCTTTGCCACCGCTCGCTGATTGTTCCCAGTATTGAGTCTGCACTTTTGATGCCTGGAACTGATATGAAACCCCGAGTAGATCACGCTGTGTAGTGCCATTAAAAATCAAGTGCGTAATGAGGACGTCTTCAAGCGTGATGCGGCAGTACTCAATCTGACTCCCCCCGGCCTTACATACTGAAAGCTCTACCTTATTGATATGCTTGCCGTTTGATACATAGCGCATGATTGCCGGCGTTGCTTTGTCCATAAGAGCCTGAACCGAAAGATCGCGGTACTGAACTTTTCCTGCACCTCCTCCGCCTCCCACTGACATATTGCCTGGCTGACTTGCGCCCCATGTAAAAGATTCGATAGCAATCCAGCCTTTGTGATTACTGTCCTGAGATTCACCTGTGATGCCGTCAATTTTCAAAAAGAGATCTGTACTCATGACTGGTCCTTTTTCTTTCCCTGATAAGAGCAATATGATTAAATAATATTAATGATATATATGATGACACAAAGGTACAGTGATGGACTACTGGAAACCAGACCGATTCAGGGATTACTTTCTGACTATGGCTCATGCTGAGGCAAATCAGCTACTTAGCAATGCTAATCACCTCTCTCACATCTATCTTAAAGACGGATTTAATCGGTTACAGTTCCAGGACAATGTTAAAGCTTTCGTTAACGCTCAGCTTAACATTATCCGTTCTGGCTCTACTGATGATCAATGCCAGGAATGCATTCAAAATCTCAAAAAGGAAAATGAGTACCTTACAATTCAGGACAGAATGCTCAGAGCAGGAACAGCTGCCGTTCATGCATCGGTGCAGTTGGTCAGGAATGGCGATTTTTGGGGCTATGTGATCAATGGCGTTGGGGTAGTGCTGAGCGGTATGCAGGTAATAGCCGGTGTATCAGTGATCGGTGCTTCCCTGGCGTCAGGGACAATCATAGGTTCAGCCTTTGGGGGAATGTTGGTTCTGCATGGACTCAACGGTTTTCAGGAGTCTGTTGAGAACCTGGTGTATGGCAAAACGGATAGTGTGGGATTACTCAAACAGGGTTATGTAGCAACAGCTGAGTTTTTAGGGTTCGATCAGAGGGTTGGGCAGTTAGCATACAGTTCAATGGACCTGGCACTGTCTCTCTATGGTATCGTGCGTCTGGTACAAAAACCTGAGGCCTGGCGTCTCTATTATTTTCTTAATACCGACTATGTTCGCGGGATTAAGGAAATGAGCAGAAAAGAGCTATTCATTGAAGTCTATAATGACGCTTCAGCCATAAAGTCAATCTCTGACACTTACAAAGAGTGACCATGCTTTTTCATGAATCTGTAGGCTTTAAATGCAGGTTTCAAAGGTACGAATATATATAAAATAACGAAACCTGCTACAAGCGTGATTGAATACGAAACAAGGTTTTCCTGGGTACCACTGCGAATGGTATAAATAAGTCCTGCGAGAAGGATTGTTATTAATATCATTGCAACTATAAATCTTTTCTTTAATTGGGCCAGGAGCCAGGGATAAGGATAACCGTCTTTCTCAGCGTGCTGACGTATTACAGAGACTTCTTTTGGGGTAAACCCTTCTTTTACAAGCATTTCTTCGATTTGCATTTTGTTCATAATGATCGTCATTCATTTGTCTTACGATAGTAAGATTGTAACTCATTACTTAAGCCTCATACAAACCTGACAGGCCTTTGAAAGCCCCCTCTTTTTTTAGAAAGGGTTCCCCGGTGCTAACACTTGTGTATGAAACATATGCTTTGAAATTCCAGTGAAAGATGAGCTTGTTAATTATTGGATTCAACTAAGGTGATACTTTCCAGTGTCCCTCACTCTTCGTAAATTTGAATTCAGCTACGGTTTGCTCTCTGAGGTATCACGGAGCATTCGCAGAACGCCTTCTGCCTTAACGTGCAGGTCCCTGGAAGCCAGCCAGTGTGGGCTGTTTAAAAGGAAAATGACCATGACTAAAAGAACAACTGCTGGTATAGCGAGAACACTCAGCATTGCCCGCCATTGCCACTGTAACCGAATGCAGTAACCAACAGGAAAGCGACGACCATACCGAAGGTGATCATGAGCTGATAAAGGCTGATCATTTTTCCGCGAACATTCTCTGTTGCCATCTCTGACAGGCAGAGTGGGGCTGTGTAGGAAGCAATACCGACGGCCAGCCCGAGCAGGACCCTGAATGTAAGCAGTATTTCAACACTTGTGGCGAAAGCCGATCCAAGGGAACTTACGATGGACTGTTGGGCTGTAATAGTGGAAATAGGCATAGAGCCAATATGTGGGAACACATATTTTTTTTATTCTTAAACCACTCAGCTGCAACTTTTTCAAATGTCCTTACATGCAGATTCTGCTGACAATGCTGTTCTGTCTTTCCGTACCTTCAGGGGCGATCGCTTTGCTGAAAATCGCGGGCAGACACACCATGCTGGCGAACTCTTGAAAGCGAAGGGAAGGGGATAAACCAAAGCTGGTCGTGGTGCATTCAGGCGTCCGGGGTCGGTAGTCACGACATCTTCAGAGCTGTGTAACTCCGGCAGTGACCTGTGATTCCACACCCAGAACCAATACCCGGATATATGCCTGGCAAACGGCATCAGGCAGATTTTTTGATCAGAAATCAGCAGGTCGTGAGAAGCAGATGTTCAGAGGGTTTGCACTGACAGCAGCAGGCAGAAACGAAAAAAGCAGCCTTTTGGGCTGCTTTTCGGGAGAATTTGGTCGGCACGAGAGGATTTGAACCTCCGACCCCGGACACCCCATGACCGTGCGCTACCAGGCTGCGCTACGTGCCGAACACTGGAGGATTAGTCTACTGGTTATCGTCATGAATGCAAGATACCTGTTGACTATTTGCCTGATAATTAATCAGTTAGCGATAAATCGCTTCTCCTCCGTTAACACCTGCAACAACAGCGTCAGTTCCGGCTTGTGATCTTTCAGCGCATTGCCCTGTGCATCATACGCGCGATAGCTGCCGTTATTGTTGAGCACCAGCGTCACCTGCGGCGTGGTGATCACCAGCTTATTCTCTTCGCTACTGGCAACCCAGTCGTGGCGACGACGTGCCGCGAACAGATCCTCACCCTGCGAGTAGTTCACCGGATTGGTCCGCACATGCAGCAGTCGCTGCATCAGCGTGGTCATCACATCCTGATGATCGGAGAGCCGATCGACAGTCTGCGCAGGCGTGTCGGGCCAGTGAATCACGAGCGGCACCTGCAGCGTCTGGCGATTACCGGCGCTGTCAGGATTGCCATCCAGCGCCAGACCGCGCTGTGCGGTAATCACCACCACGGTGTTCTTCAGCAAATCACGCGCCTGCAGTTCGTTAAGCACGGCGCGAATCTGATCGTCCACCGCAGGTGCCTGACGCAGATAGCTGCGCTGACGCGCCTTCGCACCTTCACCCGTTACATCAGGGCCGTTCAGGGCTATCCACGAGAACCACGGCGCCTGCGATCCCTTCTGCTTGTCCAGCCAGTTCTGCCATTGCGCCACGGTACTGGCGTTAGGCTGGCTGGCGGTGGCAGGCAGTGAATAATCTGTCAGCAGCGCCTGTCGGTAGAGCGGCGGATTAAAGCCTTCTGATGAGAAGAGGCCAAACTGATAACCCTGCGTGCTCAGCGCACCGAGCAGGGCAGACGGCGTCCGGGAGGCCAGAATGCCGTTCATATAGCTGGAGGAGATGCCGTAGAACAGGCCAAACAGCCCTTTCTCCGGGGTATCGCCCGCGCTGTAGTGCTGCGTGAAGCGCACGTTTTCGCTGGCGAACTGATCAAGTGCCGGCAGCGCCTTAGGCAGCGTGGCGTTGTTCAGACCATCGACCGTCAGCACCAGCAGGTTGTTGCGTGTGCCGCCATCGCGGAACGTAATATCACTGAGCGGATACTCCACCGCCAGCGCTTCCGGATCACCCTGCTGCACCAGCCGGCGCTGATACTCCTGCGCATCCAGCAGACCATGACGCTCAAGGAAGCGACGGGCGGTCATCGGGTAGGAGAGCGGCAGGTTGGCGCGCTGCATCGTAATCGGACGATAGAAGTTCGCATCGGCCCAGATATACATCAGATGGCTGGCAAAGAAGGCACTGATAAACAGGGCGGCCAGCGGCTTACCAAACGAGCGGCGGTTCAGGCTGCGCAGTTTCTGCCAGCTCCAGGTCGCAAACAGCATCTCGACCAGGAAAATCAGCGGCACGCTGATAAACATCAGTTGCCAGTCGCGCGCCATCTCGCTCTGATCGGGGTTAATGACCAGCTCCCAGACCACCGGATTCAGGTGCAGGTGGAAGCGGCTGAAGACCGCACTGTCGACCATCACCAGCGTCAGCCCGGCGGTGGCGACGACGGCCGATAACACCCGCATCAGCCGTTGCGACATCACCACAAAGGTCAGCGGGAAGATAATCAGCAGGTAAGCGGCAAAAACGATAAAACTGAAGTGGCCTGCCCAGCTGGTATAGGCGTAGATACGCCCCGCCAGAGAAGAAGGCCAGTCGGCGACCAACAGGTAGCGACTGCCTAAAATCAGCGCGAATAAGATATTAAACAGAGCAAACCAGTGCCCCCAGCTAATCATCTGGGAGACTTTTTCGCGGTAGCGCTGCCGGTTGGTTACCATATTATAAAATCAAATCAGCTAATTAATGGGCGTTGTCATCACGCACGGATGCCTGCAGGGCATCGGCGAAAGAGCGGGCCAGGGAGCGACGCTGCGCCGGCGCGACATCGCTGTTAATTAAGTTAGTCACCATGTTTCCCAGCACCATCAGGGAGAGGTCGGTGGGGGCTTTGTCCTTGTGCAGGATTTGGGCCAGATCCGCGAGGAGTTGTTCCACGCGTTCGTCACTGTAACGGGATGATTGTGCCATATCGTCGTCTAAGCTCATTTCAAAAGGCGATATATTACCGGAACAACGCACTTTTTACCGCAATTTTATCGAAAGCAGCGCGTTCACTTTACGCATGGAGTTGAAAGCCGATGCTGGCGGTGTTTGAATACGCGCCTGTGCTAAAAGGAGAGTCTACCATGAGTCTGGATATCGACCAGATTGCCCTGCATCAGTTAATCAGACGCGATGAAAACCAGCTTGACGTGGCGCTGCGCGATTCGCTGCTGCCTGCGACCCAAACCGTCAACGCGATGGTGGAGGAGTTACACCGGGTTTACAGCGCAAAGAGCAAAGCCTACGGCCTGTTTAATGCGGAAAGTGAACTGGCAGAAGCCCTGCGTAATTGCCGTAAGGGCAACGATGATTTTCTTGCTTTTAGCCGTGCCGCTACGGGTCGCCTGCGCGACGAACTGTCAAAATATCCGTTCGCCGAAGGCGGCGTGGTGCTGTTTATCCACTATCGCTATCTGGCCGTGGAGTATCTGCTGATTGCAGTGCTGAACAGCCAGTCCAGTATGCGGGTGAACGAGCAGCTGGATATCAGCAGCACTCACTATCTCGACATCAATCATGCCGATATCGTCGCGCGCATCGATTTAACCGAGTGGGAAACCAATCCCGAGTCGACCCGCTATCTGACCTTCCTGCGCGGCCGCGTCGGACGGAAAGTCGCAGACTTCTTTATGGACTTCCTCGGCGCCGAAGTCGGGCTGGACACCAAGGCGCAGAACCGTGGACTGCTGCAGGCGGTGGATGATTACTGCAACGAGTCGGCGCTGGATAAGCAGGAGCGGCAGAACTATCGCCAGCAGGTCTACAGCTACTGTAATGAGCAGTTGCAGGCGGGCGAGGAGATTGCGCTGGAAGATCTGTCGAGCGAGCTGCCTCCGCTGGGCGAAAAAAGCTTCCAGGCGTTTACGCAGGAGCAGGGCTATGAGCTGGAAGAGAGTTTCCCGGCCGACCGCTCGACGCTGCGTCAGCTGACCAAATTCGCCGGCAGCGGCGGGGGACTGACCCTGAACTTTGATGCGATGTTGCTGGGTGAACGTATTTTCTGGGATCCGGCCACGGACACCCTGACGATCAAGGGAACGCCACCGAATCTGCGCGACCAGCTGCAGCGCCGGACCAGCGGCAAATAAAAAAGCCGGGCTCAGCCCGGCTTTTCTTTTCTTTCCCCCTCACGGCGATCGTCTTCACCGGGAGGCAACAAAACAAAAGGGCCGGTTTCGCAACCGGCCCTTCTGCTTTTCAACTCTGTCAGCGATTAAGCGCGAACGAAGTCGATATGGAACAGTTTTGGCTTGAACGGGTGACGCTGAACAGCCTGAACTTTCACTTTGGTTTCTTTACCGTCAACAACCAGAGTCAGCACTTCTTCGTAGAAACCTGGCTTAGCCTGCAGGTTCATTACGGAGTCGTGATCCAGGTCGATGGCAACAGCCGCTTCAGAACCACCGTAAACGATAGCCGGGAAACGGTTAGCTGTACGCAGGCGGCGGCTCGCACCCTTACCCTGCTCTTTACGTTCTACTGCATTGATAGTGAACATTAATACGTCTCTTTATATAATTCCTGCTACAGGCGACCCAGTAACAGGCAGGTTATTCAACACTGCTGATGCACATGCAAAAGCGGGCGGCATTATAGCCGTAATGCCTGGCGGTAGCAAACGATATACCCACCCGTCCGGGGCCGGGCGGTCAGCGCAGCTCATTGGCCCGGCGATAGCGCCCCTGATAGTCGAACATTTTCTCGCGGATCTGCCAGTACTGGCCTTTGGCGCGCGCCACCACAAAGTCGGGATGGCGCAGCAGCGGCTGCAGCGCCACGACGTCGGCGGCGGTCTGCCAGCCCAGCGGCACGCCGGGCGCACGCTGGTGCGGACGCATAAACAGCTGCTCAAAGGCTTTGCGCTGGGCTGGCGTCTGCAGACGAAACCGCTCGCTGACGCTGGTGCCATCCTCGTCAAAATAGGTCGCCTTCAGCCATTCGCCTTTGGCATCCGCCCCCTGTTCCAGCGTCATACCGCCACAGCGCAGCACCAGCGCATCTTTGAGTTTCAGCGCTGCCTTAAGCATATCGTCCGGATCGACCAGGATTTTGTCGCACTGGTGGCAGCGCCGGGCGGCGATATCGTTCTCTGCGCCGCAGTCCGGGCAGCTCTTAAAGCGGAAGCGGAAGTCACACTGCTCGCGTTCGCCCTCATCATCTTCCAGCACGCCCTGGCAGCGGCGGCCAAAATGCTCGATCACCATGCCATCTTCCGTCGCTTTGCCCCAGAAGGTATTGGCGAAACCGCAGGCCGGGCAGAAGACCTGTACTGGCTGATTGTCGCTGGCACCTTTGGGTGCGCCGACTTCCGGCGTGAAGAGATCGTGCGGATTACCGGCATAATCGAGGATCAGACAGCTGGTTTTACCGGGCGAAAGCCGCAGGCCACGCCCGACGATCTGCTGATAGAGACTGACCGACTCGGTGGGCCGCAGGATGGCGATCAGGTCAACGTGCGGCGCATCAAAGCCGGTGGTCAGGACCGCGACGTTGACCAGGAACTTCAGCGCCTGCGCCTTAAAGGCCAGAATCAGGGCGTCGCGCTCGCGGGCGGGCGTTTCGGCGGAGATCAGCGCGCTGTTGTCGGGCAGCAGCCGCAGGATTTCATGCGCATGATCCACCGTGGAGGCGAAAATCATCACCCCGAGCCGCTCCTCCGCAAACTCCACAATCTGACGGATGATATGCGGCGTAACGCGCTGCTGCTGTTTCAGTTCACGATTGAGATCGGCCTCGCTGAACAGGCCACTGGCCTGCGCCGTCAGCCGGCTGAAGTCATACTGTACCACCGGCATATCCAGCCGCTCCGGGGGCACCAGAAACTGATGTTTGATCATGTAGCGCAGCGGCAGTTCATAGATACAGTCGCGGAACAGTGATTTTTCGTCGCCGCGCACCATGCCGTGATAGTGGAACTGATAGATCCAGCCTTTGCCCAGCCGGAACGGTGTGGCGGTCAGGCCCAGCAGACGCAGTTGCGGATTGTGTTGCCGCAGATGATTAAAGATCTGCTGATACTGGCTCTCTTTGTCATCGCCAATGCGGTGACACTCATCCACGATCACCAGCGAGAAGGCGCTGTCGAACTGGTCAAGGTTGCGCGCGACGGACTGCACGCTGCCGAACACCACCTTGCGCTGGCTCTCTTTGCGCTGAAGGCCCGCCGCAAAGATATCGGCTTCCAGACCATAAGCCTGATATTTGCTGTGGTTCTGCGCCACCAGCTCTTTGACGTGCGCGAGCACCAGCACCCGGCCACGCGCCAGCCGGGCCAGCTCAGCGATGACCAGACTCTTTCCGGCACCGGTCGGCAGCACAATCACCGCAGGCTGGTGATGACGACGGAAATGCGACACGGTGGCATTCACCGCATCCTGTTGATAGGGGCGTAAGGTAAAGGACATGTTGCTCACTTTTGCAAAACTGGTGGCAATTATGCCACGAAAGGGCGGTAAACGCGCTGTCAGGCTGGCGTGGATCACGTTATACTTCCCGCACATTTTCAACGGTTAACCAGGCCGTTTCAGATTCCCTCCGCAGTAACAGGCAAAACGAATTCATGCGACTCGACAAATTCATCTCTCAGCAACTGGAAATCAGCCGCGCCATCGCCCATCGCGAGATCCGTGGTCAGCGTGTCACCGTGAACGGTGAAGTGGTGCGCGATACCGCGTTTAAACTGCTGCCCGATCACGAAGTGATGTATGACGGTAACCTCCTGCAGATGCTGACCGGCCCACGCTACTTTATGCTGAACAAGCCTCAGGGCTACGTCTGCTCCACCGACGATCCCGATCATCCGACCATCCTCTATTTCATCGAAGAGCCGATGGCCTTTAAGCTGCATGCGGCAGGGCGCCTCGATATCGATACCACCGGGCTGGTGCTGCTGACCGATGATGGCCAGTGGTCACACCGTATTACCTCGCCGCGTCACCACTGCGAGAAAACCTATCGCGTCACGCTGGAGTCACCGGTCGCGGACGACACCGCCGCACAGTTTATGGCGGGCGTGCAGCTGCACAACGAGAAGAGCCTGACCAGACCGGCCCAGCTGGAGGTGATCACGCCGACAGACGTGCGCCTGACGTTGAGCGAAGGGCGCTACCATCAGGTGAAACGGATGTTTGCGGCCGTGGGCAACCGGGTCGTGGAGCTGCATCGCGAGCGCATCGGCGAGATCGTGCTGGACGAAGATCTGGAACCGGGTGAATACCGTCCGCTGACCGACGATGAGATCGCCAGCATCGGTCTGCCAAAAGAGCTGCAGGCAAAATAAGGCCTGCGTCAGGATGATAAGGAGAGGAGAAGGCGTGCGTAAGGAAAAAAATTCGCCAACGGGATTGGTGATTATCCTGGGGCTGTTAGCCATGCTGATGCCGTTATCGATCGACATGTATCTGCCGGCCATGCCGCAGATTGCCCGTGAGTTTGGCGTCTCCGCCGGCAGCGTGCAGATGTCGCTCAATCTCTACATCCTGGGCTTTGCGATCGGCCAGCTTATCTACGGGCCGCTGGCCGACAGCTATGGCCGCAAGCCGGTGATCGCGCTCGGCACCCTGATCTTTGCCTGTGCCGCCGCAGCCTGTGCGCTGTCGCAATCGATCGACCAGCTCATCCTGATGCGCTTCCTGCATGGCCTGTCGGCCGCCGCCGCCAGCGTGGTGATCAATGCGCTGATGCGGGACAGTTACTCGAAAGAGGACTTCTCGCGCATGATGTCCTTTGTGATGCTGATTACCACCATTGCGCCGCTGCTGGCCCCGATTATCGGCGGCTGGCTGCTGGTGCTCTGGAGCTGGCACGCCATTTTCTGGGCACTGGCCGGAGCCGCGTTAGTGACCACCGTGCTGGTGACGACCCAGATCCGTGAGACCCTGAAGCCGGAGCAGCGGCAGCGCTTTCATCTGCGCACCACGCTGGGCAATTTTGTCACGCTGTTTCGTCATAAGCGCGCCTTCAGTTACATGCTGTCGAGCGGCTTCTCCTTTGCCGGGCTGTTTACCTTCCTGAATGCCGGGCCGTTTGTGTACATCGAACTGAATCACGTCTCACCGCAAAACTTCGGCTACTACTTTGGGCTTAACGTGGTGTTTCTGTTTGTGCTGACGCTGATTAACAGCCGTGCCGTGCGCCGCTTTGGTCCGGTAGCGATGTTCCGGCTGGGACTGCTGATTCAGTTCTGCATGGGGATCTGGCTGCTGCTGGTCAGCGCGTTTGACCTGGGCTTTCTGCCGCTGGTGATGGGCATCGCGATGTTCATCGGCTGCGTGTCGATGGTCTCTTCTAACGCGATGGCGGTGATCCTGGATGCGTTTCCGCATATGGCAGGAACCGCGTCATCGCTGGCGGGCACGCTGCGTTTTGGCGTCGGTGCGTTCGTTGGTGCGCTGCTCTCCCTGCTGAGTTTCAACAGTGCCTGGCCGATGGTGGGTACTATCGCGCTCTGCGCCTCTCTCTCCCTGCTGCTCTTCTTTTACGCTTCCCGGCCCCGCACGGCCTCCCGCTGATTCGGTGCCTTTTCCTGCCCGCCAGGCCCGGCGGGCGGTGCGCCAGCCACTATGTTTATTTAATGTGAAGATTTTTAGTTAAAAAAGTAACCATATTGCGTCTAAAATGATTGTTAACAGCGTGTGAACGCGGTAAATATAGCCTGAAGTGCGACGTGAGTCGCAAAAGTGCGCTTATGCAGTTCGCACGGCGAAGAGATCCTGTCCGGATTCCGCCGTCACCGGCCGTTTTCGCGTCGGTGCCTGTGCGTTGCGACATACACTCATCCGGGGAGAGTAAACCATGCTGCAACTTTCAATCGTGCATCGCCTGCCGCAGCGTTTTCGCTGGGCCAGCGATCACCACAGTGCCATCGAATCCGATGACGCTGTGCTGGACGATCAGGAGTTCGTGGCGCTGCGGCTGATCAGCCATGACGGTGTACCGGCATGGGAGATCCTGCAGCAGCTGAAAGAGGTGCTGGCCGGCATCCAGGTCGAGTGCAACGTGGCCGAGTGCGAAGGGCAGCCCTGCCTGTTCATTCGTCGTCGTGACGAAAGCGCGACCAACTGCTGCCTGAAGAATCAGGGCGTGGCGATCGCCGAAACCTTTATCGCAGGCTAAGTGGCGACGCCTGAAGCAGCGCCCGGGTATACGCTGTCGCAGGTGACGTAAACAGCCTCTCGCAGTCGCCCTGTTCCACCACTTCCCCCTGACGCAGCACAATAAGCTGGTGACACAGGGCGCGCACCACGTCGAGATCGTGACTGATAAACAGATAACTGAGCTGTCGCTGCTGCTGCAAACGGCGCAACAGCGTCAGGATCTGCTTCTGCACCGTGCGGTCCAGCGACGAGGTCGGTTCATCCAGAATCAGCAACTCCGGTTCCAGAATCAGCGCCCGGGCGATGGCGATACGTTGCCGTTGACCGCCGGAAAATTCGGCCGGATAGCGATGACGACTCTCAGCATCCAGTCCTGTCTCTGCCATCACCGCCATCACCCGCTGCTGCTGCTGCTCCCGGCTGAGATCGGGCTGATGCACCGCCAGCCCCTCAGCGATAATCTGCTGAACCGTCATACGCGGATTGAGCGAAGAGTTCGGGTCCTGAAAGACCACCTGGATGCGCTGACGCAGCGGCAGCAGCGCCTTGCGCGACAGCTGATGCAGGGGCTGACCCTCAAACCAGACGTCACCGC from Pantoea deleyi includes:
- a CDS encoding Hcp family type VI secretion system effector, with amino-acid sequence MSTDLFLKIDGITGESQDSNHKGWIAIESFTWGASQPGNMSVGGGGGAGKVQYRDLSVQALMDKATPAIMRYVSNGKHINKVELSVCKAGGSQIEYCRITLEDVLITHLIFNGTTQRDLLGVSYQFQASKVQTQYWEQSASGGKGAETQSGWDIKANREL
- a CDS encoding DUF4225 domain-containing protein, with product MDYWKPDRFRDYFLTMAHAEANQLLSNANHLSHIYLKDGFNRLQFQDNVKAFVNAQLNIIRSGSTDDQCQECIQNLKKENEYLTIQDRMLRAGTAAVHASVQLVRNGDFWGYVINGVGVVLSGMQVIAGVSVIGASLASGTIIGSAFGGMLVLHGLNGFQESVENLVYGKTDSVGLLKQGYVATAEFLGFDQRVGQLAYSSMDLALSLYGIVRLVQKPEAWRLYYFLNTDYVRGIKEMSRKELFIEVYNDASAIKSISDTYKE
- the yejM gene encoding LPS biosynthesis-modulating metalloenzyme YejM — translated: MVTNRQRYREKVSQMISWGHWFALFNILFALILGSRYLLVADWPSSLAGRIYAYTSWAGHFSFIVFAAYLLIIFPLTFVVMSQRLMRVLSAVVATAGLTLVMVDSAVFSRFHLHLNPVVWELVINPDQSEMARDWQLMFISVPLIFLVEMLFATWSWQKLRSLNRRSFGKPLAALFISAFFASHLMYIWADANFYRPITMQRANLPLSYPMTARRFLERHGLLDAQEYQRRLVQQGDPEALAVEYPLSDITFRDGGTRNNLLVLTVDGLNNATLPKALPALDQFASENVRFTQHYSAGDTPEKGLFGLFYGISSSYMNGILASRTPSALLGALSTQGYQFGLFSSEGFNPPLYRQALLTDYSLPATASQPNASTVAQWQNWLDKQKGSQAPWFSWIALNGPDVTGEGAKARQRSYLRQAPAVDDQIRAVLNELQARDLLKNTVVVITAQRGLALDGNPDSAGNRQTLQVPLVIHWPDTPAQTVDRLSDHQDVMTTLMQRLLHVRTNPVNYSQGEDLFAARRRHDWVASSEENKLVITTPQVTLVLNNNGSYRAYDAQGNALKDHKPELTLLLQVLTEEKRFIAN
- a CDS encoding YejL family protein; this translates as MAQSSRYSDERVEQLLADLAQILHKDKAPTDLSLMVLGNMVTNLINSDVAPAQRRSLARSFADALQASVRDDNAH
- the yejK gene encoding nucleoid-associated protein YejK, whose amino-acid sequence is MSLDIDQIALHQLIRRDENQLDVALRDSLLPATQTVNAMVEELHRVYSAKSKAYGLFNAESELAEALRNCRKGNDDFLAFSRAATGRLRDELSKYPFAEGGVVLFIHYRYLAVEYLLIAVLNSQSSMRVNEQLDISSTHYLDINHADIVARIDLTEWETNPESTRYLTFLRGRVGRKVADFFMDFLGAEVGLDTKAQNRGLLQAVDDYCNESALDKQERQNYRQQVYSYCNEQLQAGEEIALEDLSSELPPLGEKSFQAFTQEQGYELEESFPADRSTLRQLTKFAGSGGGLTLNFDAMLLGERIFWDPATDTLTIKGTPPNLRDQLQRRTSGK
- the rplY gene encoding 50S ribosomal protein L25, encoding MFTINAVERKEQGKGASRRLRTANRFPAIVYGGSEAAVAIDLDHDSVMNLQAKPGFYEEVLTLVVDGKETKVKVQAVQRHPFKPKLFHIDFVRA
- a CDS encoding DEAD/DEAH box helicase — translated: MSFTLRPYQQDAVNATVSHFRRHHQPAVIVLPTGAGKSLVIAELARLARGRVLVLAHVKELVAQNHSKYQAYGLEADIFAAGLQRKESQRKVVFGSVQSVARNLDQFDSAFSLVIVDECHRIGDDKESQYQQIFNHLRQHNPQLRLLGLTATPFRLGKGWIYQFHYHGMVRGDEKSLFRDCIYELPLRYMIKHQFLVPPERLDMPVVQYDFSRLTAQASGLFSEADLNRELKQQQRVTPHIIRQIVEFAEERLGVMIFASTVDHAHEILRLLPDNSALISAETPARERDALILAFKAQALKFLVNVAVLTTGFDAPHVDLIAILRPTESVSLYQQIVGRGLRLSPGKTSCLILDYAGNPHDLFTPEVGAPKGASDNQPVQVFCPACGFANTFWGKATEDGMVIEHFGRRCQGVLEDDEGEREQCDFRFRFKSCPDCGAENDIAARRCHQCDKILVDPDDMLKAALKLKDALVLRCGGMTLEQGADAKGEWLKATYFDEDGTSVSERFRLQTPAQRKAFEQLFMRPHQRAPGVPLGWQTAADVVALQPLLRHPDFVVARAKGQYWQIREKMFDYQGRYRRANELR
- the rsuA gene encoding 16S rRNA pseudouridine(516) synthase RsuA; the protein is MRLDKFISQQLEISRAIAHREIRGQRVTVNGEVVRDTAFKLLPDHEVMYDGNLLQMLTGPRYFMLNKPQGYVCSTDDPDHPTILYFIEEPMAFKLHAAGRLDIDTTGLVLLTDDGQWSHRITSPRHHCEKTYRVTLESPVADDTAAQFMAGVQLHNEKSLTRPAQLEVITPTDVRLTLSEGRYHQVKRMFAAVGNRVVELHRERIGEIVLDEDLEPGEYRPLTDDEIASIGLPKELQAK
- a CDS encoding Bcr/CflA family multidrug efflux MFS transporter; this translates as MRKEKNSPTGLVIILGLLAMLMPLSIDMYLPAMPQIAREFGVSAGSVQMSLNLYILGFAIGQLIYGPLADSYGRKPVIALGTLIFACAAAACALSQSIDQLILMRFLHGLSAAAASVVINALMRDSYSKEDFSRMMSFVMLITTIAPLLAPIIGGWLLVLWSWHAIFWALAGAALVTTVLVTTQIRETLKPEQRQRFHLRTTLGNFVTLFRHKRAFSYMLSSGFSFAGLFTFLNAGPFVYIELNHVSPQNFGYYFGLNVVFLFVLTLINSRAVRRFGPVAMFRLGLLIQFCMGIWLLLVSAFDLGFLPLVMGIAMFIGCVSMVSSNAMAVILDAFPHMAGTASSLAGTLRFGVGAFVGALLSLLSFNSAWPMVGTIALCASLSLLLFFYASRPRTASR